In Sphingomonas sp. SUN019, one genomic interval encodes:
- a CDS encoding GFA family protein, whose amino-acid sequence MIRGSCLCGAVRLEISGTPRSLSYCHCSRCRKAEGVFAAVLIGAADDLRIVSGEDRIRRIEPEPPWTHRRAFCDGCGSALGELQSGAMYVVAASVLDDDPGIRPTAHLNVESKPDWYAIDDDLKKFPGNYVAG is encoded by the coding sequence ATGATTCGGGGAAGTTGCCTGTGCGGCGCGGTGCGGCTGGAGATATCGGGGACGCCGCGGTCGCTAAGCTATTGCCATTGCAGCCGCTGCCGCAAGGCGGAGGGCGTGTTCGCGGCGGTGCTGATCGGCGCGGCGGACGATCTGCGGATCGTCAGCGGGGAGGATCGTATCCGCCGGATCGAGCCGGAGCCGCCGTGGACGCATCGCCGCGCGTTCTGCGACGGGTGCGGATCGGCGCTGGGGGAGTTGCAGTCGGGCGCGATGTACGTCGTCGCGGCGTCGGTGCTGGACGACGATCCGGGTATTCGGCCGACCGCGCATCTGAACGTGGAGTCGAAGCCGGACTGGTATGCGATCGACGACGATCTAAAGAAGTTTCCGGGGAATTATGTGGCGGGGTAA